From a single Nematostella vectensis chromosome 3, jaNemVect1.1, whole genome shotgun sequence genomic region:
- the LOC5513270 gene encoding 17-beta-hydroxysteroid dehydrogenase 13 translates to MGILFLYFVVFLNALLFLLYFTGMWVVVDFIKLLFVVVYQVFQALAQFVFPRRKSLRGETVLITGAASGIGRLTALILAKKGCKLVLWDINLEALKAVAQEIQDLGAETHYFECDVRKKDEVEKVANAVEDQAGNVTILINNAGVVTGKKFLNCSESDVMRTFQVNSLAHIWTIQRFIPSMMEKNRGHIVSIASVAGYFGLVGCVDYCASKFAAVGLIEALRREIHGLGKMGIEFTTICPHFTATGMFAGVKLKYPNLPGLGELKPEFVAEKIVDGIETNSRTVFIPFMSRISYYLQTVIPTHSSDMLVRFLGGDEAMDTFVGRRQTKT, encoded by the exons ATGGGCATTTTATTCCTTTATTTCGTAGTTTTCTTAAACGCATTGCTGTTCCTGCTGTATTTTACCGGCATGTGGGTCGTAGTAGACTTCATCAAGCTATTATTTGTAGTCGTATACCAGGTTTTTCAAGCGCTGGCCCAGTTCGTTTTTCCAAGACGCAAATCGCTTCGCGGGGAGACGGTTCTTATTACTGGTGCAGCTAGCGGGATTGGTAGATTAACAGCTCTGATCCTCGCAAAGAAGG GTTGTAAGCTTGTGTTATGGGACATCAACTTAGAAGCACTGAAGGCAGTAGCTCAAGAGATACAAGACCTTGGAGCAGAGACGCACTACTTTGAATGTGATGTGAGGAAGAAGGATGAAGTAGAAAAAGTTGCAAATGCTGTTGAAGATCAAGCAGGGAATGTTACCATTCTTATCAATAATGCAGGAGTTGTTACAGGAAAGAAGTTTCTTAACTGCAGTGAGAGTGATGTTATGAGGACCTTTCAGGTCAATTCTCTTGCTCATATTTGG ACCATACAGCGATTTATACCATCCATGATGGAGAAAAACAGGGGACATATAGTATCCATTGCATCTGTGGCAGGATATTTTGGACTAGTAGGATGTGTTGACTACTGTGCTTCCAAGTTTGCTGCTGTTGGGCTGATAGAGGCATTAAGAAGAGAGATTCATGGCTTAGGAAAAATGGGTATTGAGTTTACAACTATCTGTCCCCACTTCACTGCAACTGGAATGTTTGCTGGTGTTAAGCTTAA ATACCCAAATTTGCCCGGTTTGGGAGAACTGAAGCCAGAGTTTGTAGCAGAGAAAATCGTTGATGGAATTGAGACTAACAGTCGTACAGTGTTTATTCCATTTATGTCCCGAATCAGCTACTATCTGCAGAC AGTGATTCCTACGCATTCCTCTGATATGCTCGTCCGTTTCTTGGGAGGTGACGAGGCCATGGATACATTTGTGGGGCGGCGACAGACTAAGACATGA